In the genome of Vibrio sp. CB1-14, one region contains:
- a CDS encoding DUF4145 domain-containing protein — MKRITDLKFVDTYLTEFTGDYRTALEVIDELPDYTLVTLRDLIDHIIDLIAAHHNYSLKAASIFTKIKELQDASKIDSYLADLLHSIRIKGNSGAHKKEVSADTHDQRKDKLRELALSAREELLEVLKTVSSLLHNKT, encoded by the coding sequence ATGAAACGCATAACGGACTTGAAGTTTGTCGACACATACCTGACTGAATTTACCGGTGACTATCGCACTGCGCTTGAAGTTATCGATGAACTGCCAGATTACACCCTAGTCACCCTACGCGACCTTATCGACCACATCATTGACCTTATCGCCGCTCACCACAACTACAGCTTAAAGGCCGCCTCTATTTTCACGAAAATTAAAGAGTTGCAAGACGCCAGCAAAATAGATAGTTACCTTGCTGACCTTCTACACTCGATTCGAATTAAGGGCAACAGCGGCGCGCACAAAAAAGAAGTGTCTGCAGATACTCATGATCAAAGAAAAGACAAGCTGAGAGAATTAGCTTTATCGGCAAGAGAGGAGCTACTAGAAGTTCTTAAAACCGTATCATCTCTTCTACATAACAAGACGTGA
- a CDS encoding DGQHR domain-containing protein: protein MDMTTIDLSANLTLEQAFELLVITGNEGIGETHLGKITFAQFCMMTRIENDSIDEKARMQRLVQSTRASGITHYAVERENTAFPEVIVVLSNHASVKPIEMPSVQANGTKLGMLSLPVGTRTFVLDGQGRRVGIEQALKLKGSLAGHHLDVKFWIVPSADVYESATAIRQLFADLHLGLRKPSRSQSIYFDSEDVLNVFANEVLTVTESRGAPLSEAVAVEGRLAQGQWCNMSQIVDFFCAFIGGSKAEVRSALANRDAYDAYLLDITRYLASLYDHLPYKAIQSANKEQWKLHVSNNLFCCAIGLKALGLLGNSLLVDAKVRGEEEFDLAPLKGLEALPFTEKDHALWINAQVYQNIDGKLKIVKSSENRLARLLCTELRVIASAYCNR from the coding sequence ATGGATATGACTACAATCGATTTATCAGCGAACTTAACACTAGAGCAGGCGTTCGAGCTTTTAGTGATCACAGGTAACGAGGGAATCGGTGAAACTCATCTTGGAAAGATTACTTTTGCTCAGTTTTGCATGATGACTCGCATAGAAAACGACTCAATCGATGAGAAAGCACGCATGCAGAGGTTGGTACAATCCACTCGTGCCAGTGGTATTACTCACTATGCTGTCGAACGAGAAAATACGGCTTTTCCTGAAGTGATAGTTGTGTTGTCGAATCACGCAAGCGTTAAACCCATTGAGATGCCATCTGTACAGGCCAATGGCACCAAACTTGGCATGTTATCGCTTCCAGTTGGGACGCGAACGTTTGTGCTCGATGGACAAGGGCGACGCGTAGGGATTGAACAAGCGTTGAAGCTCAAGGGCAGTCTTGCCGGTCACCATTTGGACGTAAAATTTTGGATTGTACCCTCTGCCGATGTCTATGAGAGTGCGACCGCTATTCGTCAGTTGTTCGCGGATCTGCATCTAGGGCTTCGTAAACCTTCCCGTTCTCAGTCCATCTATTTCGATAGCGAAGATGTCCTGAATGTATTTGCTAATGAAGTGCTAACGGTAACAGAGAGTCGCGGTGCCCCGCTAAGTGAGGCTGTTGCTGTAGAAGGGCGCTTGGCGCAAGGTCAGTGGTGTAACATGTCGCAAATCGTCGACTTTTTCTGTGCCTTTATCGGTGGCAGCAAGGCGGAGGTAAGAAGCGCGCTTGCTAACCGCGATGCTTATGACGCTTATCTGCTCGACATCACCCGTTACTTAGCCTCGCTCTACGACCACCTACCATACAAAGCGATTCAATCGGCAAACAAGGAGCAGTGGAAACTGCATGTGTCGAACAACTTGTTTTGCTGCGCTATTGGACTCAAAGCGCTCGGTTTGCTCGGGAATAGTCTACTTGTGGATGCCAAGGTTCGTGGCGAAGAGGAGTTTGATTTAGCACCACTGAAGGGACTAGAAGCACTTCCGTTTACAGAGAAAGACCATGCGCTTTGGATTAACGCGCAGGTGTATCAGAACATCGACGGAAAACTGAAAATCGTGAAAAGCAGTGAAAATCGTCTAGCAAGACTGCTTTGTACTGAGCTTAGAGTTATTGCTAGCGCTTATTGCAATCGCTAA
- a CDS encoding endonuclease/exonuclease/phosphatase family protein: MKKWSLGLTLTAISTLSIAQSIDVMSYNVEGGYLSDAKVTTVASYLKAAPKADIYGFSELTQSWSPQLKSQMGEQYRYLNSDQATDTTDALALFFDSSKFKAVETGELVFNEHKHERPALYARLKDKRENIEFIVMVNHLMRGDASIRQRQSKKLQAWVSGQTLPVVALGDYNFDYDVPTGKTNQAYREFVAGGYWQWVKPTTLVKTGCHKNYNSILDFVFVANGAKGTSEILFAEPEYCNDDDKRPDHRPVFASVKIPTS, from the coding sequence ATGAAAAAATGGAGTTTGGGTTTAACACTTACGGCAATTTCAACGTTAAGCATCGCACAGAGCATTGATGTGATGAGCTATAACGTTGAAGGTGGCTATCTCTCAGATGCGAAGGTGACAACCGTAGCAAGCTATCTAAAAGCGGCACCAAAAGCGGATATCTATGGCTTTAGCGAGTTGACACAGTCTTGGTCTCCGCAGCTTAAGTCTCAAATGGGTGAGCAGTACCGTTATCTGAACAGCGACCAAGCGACTGATACTACGGATGCCCTGGCTTTGTTCTTTGATTCTTCAAAATTTAAAGCAGTTGAAACCGGTGAGCTTGTATTCAATGAACATAAGCACGAGCGTCCAGCGCTATACGCGCGCCTGAAAGATAAGCGAGAAAATATTGAGTTTATCGTCATGGTGAATCACTTAATGAGGGGAGATGCGTCTATAAGGCAGCGGCAATCAAAGAAACTCCAAGCTTGGGTAAGCGGGCAAACTCTACCAGTGGTGGCACTGGGCGACTATAACTTCGATTATGACGTACCTACAGGGAAGACGAATCAGGCTTATCGAGAGTTTGTTGCTGGTGGATACTGGCAGTGGGTAAAACCAACAACTTTAGTAAAAACTGGTTGCCATAAAAATTACAACAGCATTCTAGATTTTGTTTTCGTAGCCAATGGTGCGAAGGGGACTTCGGAGATTTTGTTTGCTGAGCCTGAATACTGCAACGATGACGATAAGCGACCTGACCACCGACCAGTGTTTGCAAGTGTTAAGATCCCTACCAGTTAG
- a CDS encoding DUF6088 family protein has protein sequence MTAIDLIYQQIKRSRRYVFERKDFDNFASYDQIGRVLKKLVDRGVLMKIGYGLYTKSTINSLTNKPMPTNPGGTDAIMREILRMRGVDFEMDALTLKSINGQSTQIPASIRYKWNPKQFNRNLKVGNRVLSKRQ, from the coding sequence ATGACTGCAATTGATCTTATTTATCAACAGATAAAGCGCTCTCGACGCTATGTTTTCGAGCGTAAAGACTTTGACAACTTCGCTAGCTATGATCAGATTGGTCGAGTATTGAAAAAACTTGTGGATAGAGGTGTGCTGATGAAAATTGGGTATGGTCTATACACAAAGTCAACAATCAACAGCCTTACGAATAAACCGATGCCTACGAACCCAGGTGGCACTGATGCAATCATGCGTGAGATCTTAAGAATGCGCGGTGTAGACTTTGAGATGGACGCTTTGACATTAAAGAGTATAAATGGGCAGTCCACTCAAATTCCAGCATCCATCAGATACAAGTGGAACCCAAAACAGTTCAACCGAAATCTCAAGGTTGGTAACCGAGTATTGAGTAAGCGACAATGA
- a CDS encoding nucleotidyl transferase AbiEii/AbiGii toxin family protein: MPKLKRQFLEVSDLLELGNPSITEKDYWVVSLLAMLESVESEHHQLVFSGGTALAKSNIKILRMSEDVDIKLIPTQEFLEKGTNARKKARKALVDNLITRLADHSYLDYCDKKVRDEYRYVEIVIEYPQQYKQAPCLRPFIKLELIETIELEGVEPRSVSSLVAQSYHQPAEVNSISCISIDSTLVEKVLSMLRRTMLVKRNPQRKDDRTLVRHIYDVHCISHGHTINMDVLKPMFDTVLEEDKNRYGNQHQEFVDDPRNELNLGLEEIENNEQFRKRFADFVAPMVYNSDPHDFDTCFASFKGISEQLIN, translated from the coding sequence ATACCAAAGTTAAAAAGACAATTTCTTGAAGTATCTGACCTCCTTGAGTTAGGTAACCCTTCTATCACTGAAAAGGATTATTGGGTTGTGTCTTTGCTTGCCATGTTGGAAAGCGTAGAAAGTGAGCACCACCAGCTTGTTTTTTCAGGTGGAACAGCTTTGGCAAAGTCCAATATCAAGATTCTACGCATGTCTGAGGACGTTGACATAAAGTTGATACCAACTCAGGAGTTTCTCGAAAAGGGCACAAATGCGCGGAAAAAAGCTCGCAAAGCATTAGTCGATAATCTCATAACAAGGTTAGCTGATCATAGTTATCTGGATTACTGCGATAAAAAGGTACGCGATGAATATCGATATGTTGAAATCGTAATAGAATATCCACAACAATATAAACAAGCACCGTGTTTGAGACCTTTCATCAAACTGGAATTGATCGAGACAATAGAGCTTGAGGGTGTTGAACCTCGCTCTGTTTCATCACTGGTGGCGCAGAGCTACCATCAACCTGCTGAAGTTAATTCGATTTCGTGTATTTCTATTGACTCTACGTTGGTTGAAAAAGTGCTTTCTATGTTGCGGCGCACCATGTTAGTTAAGCGTAACCCGCAGCGTAAGGATGACAGAACACTTGTTCGACATATTTACGATGTTCACTGCATCAGCCACGGGCATACCATTAATATGGACGTACTAAAGCCGATGTTTGATACTGTACTGGAAGAGGACAAAAATCGATATGGCAATCAACATCAGGAATTCGTCGATGACCCACGTAATGAGTTAAACCTAGGATTAGAAGAGATAGAAAACAACGAGCAGTTTCGTAAACGCTTTGCCGATTTTGTGGCTCCAATGGTTTACAACTCAGATCCCCATGACTTCGATACTTGTTTTGCCTCATTTAAGGGCATTTCAGAGCAACTGATAAACTAA
- the tnpA gene encoding IS200/IS605 family transposase: MSRDESASHVYYRCQYHIVWTPKYRLKILKGNLGKELYRSIYIYSNMKNCKVVELNVQVDHVHLVVRMPPSLSISKYMGFVKGRTAIRLFNKFPYLRKQKLWGNKFWQRGYFVDSVGMNEEIIRRYVRHQDRVGKEEEERQMHLGLSN, encoded by the coding sequence ATGAGCAGAGATGAATCCGCTTCGCACGTATATTACAGGTGCCAGTACCACATAGTTTGGACGCCGAAGTACCGACTCAAAATACTCAAGGGTAACTTGGGCAAAGAGCTGTACCGAAGTATCTATATCTACAGCAACATGAAAAACTGCAAGGTTGTAGAGTTGAACGTTCAAGTAGATCACGTCCACTTAGTTGTGAGAATGCCACCAAGTTTGAGTATTTCAAAGTATATGGGATTTGTTAAAGGACGGACAGCGATAAGGCTGTTCAACAAATTTCCGTATCTAAGAAAGCAAAAGTTATGGGGCAATAAGTTTTGGCAGCGTGGCTATTTTGTTGATTCGGTAGGAATGAACGAGGAAATAATCCGAAGATATGTCAGGCATCAAGATCGTGTGGGAAAGGAAGAAGAAGAGCGTCAGATGCATCTAGGGTTGAGTAACTAA
- a CDS encoding LysR family transcriptional regulator yields the protein MKQGLPMKESEMLKLDFNSLKLLKILGEEKNTKRAGERLFISQPAVSKSLRKLREQFNDQLFLRQKHGLEPTPKCDQLLRQLPDVLSRLEAIFEQGSSFNPEDYSGEINIHINTVLCYPLMEPLFKTLTKSAPNATIVIQNWSHDTEVKIKTNQVDLGINFMPLGITKEIVQQHVVAAQFKLCCSTEHPMSRKGSITPQDVGSMPLALMLMPDYHQGETFAETYLRARDIEPRVLLRTDKIGLCYQAVRKHHCLFPVSHIVRHSIPENMTLLDIEHFEDGPEFSIGGFFAHRSRHSPYLTWLKGLVFDTIKHLS from the coding sequence ATGAAGCAAGGATTGCCTATGAAAGAGTCGGAGATGTTAAAACTCGACTTTAATTCTCTAAAGTTGCTTAAAATACTGGGCGAAGAGAAGAATACCAAACGAGCCGGCGAGCGACTTTTTATCAGCCAACCCGCAGTAAGCAAGTCACTAAGAAAGCTCAGAGAGCAGTTCAACGATCAACTGTTTTTGAGACAAAAGCATGGGTTAGAGCCGACACCCAAATGTGATCAGTTGCTTCGACAACTTCCCGATGTCTTATCAAGACTGGAAGCGATATTTGAACAAGGAAGTAGTTTCAACCCGGAGGACTACTCTGGCGAAATCAATATTCACATCAACACAGTGCTCTGCTACCCACTAATGGAGCCCTTATTCAAAACACTCACTAAAAGCGCTCCCAATGCAACGATCGTCATCCAAAACTGGTCTCACGATACCGAAGTTAAAATCAAAACCAACCAAGTAGACCTAGGGATTAATTTTATGCCTTTAGGCATTACTAAAGAGATCGTGCAGCAACATGTTGTTGCGGCTCAGTTTAAGCTCTGTTGCTCTACCGAACATCCAATGAGTAGAAAAGGAAGCATAACCCCACAAGATGTCGGAAGCATGCCGTTAGCATTAATGTTAATGCCTGATTACCACCAAGGGGAAACATTTGCAGAAACCTATTTGAGAGCGCGGGATATTGAACCTCGGGTATTATTACGAACAGACAAAATAGGTCTATGCTATCAAGCAGTACGTAAACACCACTGTCTTTTTCCTGTCAGCCATATTGTTAGACACTCTATTCCAGAAAATATGACGCTACTTGATATAGAGCACTTTGAAGATGGACCAGAATTCTCCATTGGTGGTTTTTTTGCTCATCGCTCCCGACATTCACCGTATCTAACTTGGTTAAAAGGGCTTGTTTTCGACACGATAAAGCACCTAAGCTAA
- a CDS encoding IS5 family transposase, producing MPKPRYKTTNWKQYNKALINRGSLTFWIDEEAISEWKQSKQSKRGRPRQFSDLAITTALMVKRVFSMPLRALQGFLDSVFKLANIPLVCPHYTCISRRAKEVEVSFKTKTRGTIQHLAIDATGLKVYGEGEWKVKKHGTDGKRRVWRKLHLAVDTSTHEIIAAELSLSNVTDAEVLPNLLKQTRRRIIEISGDGAYDTRNCHDAIRIKRAVPLIPPREGAAFWEQGHPRNLSVGCQKLYGSNQNWKKRYGYNKRSLSETAMYRVKQLLGGRLSLRNYNAQVGETYAMIKALNKLTGLGMPETQYVV from the coding sequence ATGCCAAAACCTCGTTATAAAACAACGAACTGGAAACAGTACAACAAAGCCCTAATCAATCGTGGTTCACTCACTTTCTGGATTGATGAAGAAGCCATAAGCGAGTGGAAGCAAAGCAAACAGAGTAAGCGCGGCAGGCCTCGTCAATTCAGCGATCTTGCCATTACAACCGCATTGATGGTGAAACGAGTTTTCTCTATGCCATTGAGAGCGCTGCAAGGTTTTCTAGACTCAGTATTTAAGCTGGCTAACATTCCGCTTGTTTGTCCACATTACACCTGTATAAGCCGTCGAGCCAAGGAAGTTGAGGTCTCATTTAAAACTAAAACCAGAGGTACGATACAGCATCTGGCCATTGATGCTACTGGTCTCAAGGTTTATGGAGAAGGTGAATGGAAGGTCAAGAAGCATGGTACTGACGGGAAGCGCAGAGTCTGGAGAAAGCTGCATTTAGCAGTCGATACCAGCACTCACGAGATAATAGCAGCAGAACTAAGTTTATCTAATGTCACTGATGCAGAAGTCCTTCCTAATTTGCTTAAGCAAACACGTCGACGAATCATCGAGATATCTGGAGATGGTGCTTACGACACAAGGAATTGCCATGATGCCATACGGATTAAGCGAGCTGTTCCGCTTATCCCACCAAGAGAAGGGGCTGCCTTCTGGGAACAAGGACACCCTCGCAATTTATCGGTAGGTTGCCAAAAGCTCTACGGCTCCAACCAGAACTGGAAAAAGCGGTATGGTTATAACAAGCGTTCACTCTCAGAAACAGCCATGTATCGTGTGAAGCAGTTGCTAGGAGGTAGATTAAGCCTGAGAAATTACAATGCTCAGGTAGGTGAAACCTACGCCATGATTAAAGCACTGAACAAGCTTACAGGGCTTGGTATGCCTGAAACTCAGTATGTTGTATAA
- a CDS encoding DUF1214 domain-containing protein: MSELNIMKKSMITLALATAAFTSIASEVPSGYPVLNSEEVYQQMDLENLTRAFVDLQPEAAFMSLYHSYFDAGSTEQNIGIMKTSVDPRQIVLTANSETVYAVHPVNLEVQGGAVVLEVPPGVMGMANGPGWTSFADFGLTGSDRGKGGTYLLTAPGWEGEVPSDMIHAPSPTNTIVWLIRAFQGKEGMPGAVNTLTNGLKTYSLADANEPPKTTFYNTSAPVYDDGGYQDMLFHKKDIPALIQQYYLLNGYDAEKHSYNTAHLYHAGFFNNSIDEDLLKEAKDLAWERVLTLTFSNREQNAYKWGQEQSHWVLPNTTADENWTHRDFDIVDPVAQVVWAHQATFTAAAMTRPPRGTGAVYVSTYVDSDGNYLNGSNCYQLDIPADVPYSNFWSLVTYNAPERSMIQNDHFTWGINSYQEGLEQNTDGSYSIYWGPNVDNNENSIQTNFNEGFFPYFRIYDPTDTWYDNSWVIPNIERVECSEYK; this comes from the coding sequence ATGAGTGAACTTAATATTATGAAAAAATCAATGATTACTTTGGCATTGGCAACGGCTGCTTTTACTAGTATTGCGAGTGAAGTTCCATCTGGATATCCGGTTCTCAATAGCGAAGAAGTTTACCAGCAAATGGATCTCGAGAATCTAACAAGAGCGTTTGTCGACCTGCAACCTGAAGCTGCCTTTATGTCTCTTTACCACTCTTATTTTGATGCCGGTTCAACAGAGCAGAATATAGGTATTATGAAAACGTCGGTAGATCCAAGACAAATTGTGCTTACTGCAAACTCTGAAACCGTTTATGCCGTTCATCCTGTGAACTTGGAAGTACAAGGAGGAGCCGTGGTGTTAGAGGTTCCACCGGGTGTGATGGGTATGGCAAATGGTCCTGGATGGACGTCGTTTGCAGATTTTGGATTGACTGGTTCTGATCGAGGCAAAGGAGGTACCTATTTACTTACTGCACCTGGATGGGAAGGAGAAGTACCGTCAGATATGATTCACGCACCTTCACCGACCAATACTATCGTCTGGCTAATTAGAGCTTTTCAAGGTAAGGAGGGAATGCCAGGGGCCGTCAATACATTAACAAACGGCCTTAAAACGTATTCTCTTGCTGATGCGAATGAGCCACCTAAAACTACCTTCTACAATACCTCTGCACCGGTATACGATGATGGTGGGTATCAGGATATGCTTTTTCATAAGAAGGATATTCCGGCATTGATTCAACAGTACTATCTATTAAATGGATATGATGCAGAGAAGCACAGTTACAATACTGCACACTTATATCATGCTGGCTTTTTTAATAATTCGATTGATGAAGATTTGCTAAAAGAAGCAAAGGATCTAGCCTGGGAACGCGTACTTACATTAACGTTTTCTAACCGAGAGCAAAATGCTTATAAATGGGGGCAAGAGCAAAGCCATTGGGTATTACCCAATACAACGGCTGATGAAAACTGGACACATCGGGACTTTGATATTGTTGACCCAGTAGCTCAAGTTGTTTGGGCTCATCAAGCAACCTTTACCGCTGCAGCCATGACTCGGCCGCCTAGAGGCACAGGAGCCGTCTACGTGTCTACCTATGTAGATAGCGACGGAAACTATTTGAATGGTTCAAATTGTTATCAGCTAGACATTCCAGCAGATGTTCCTTATAGCAATTTCTGGTCTTTGGTGACCTACAATGCGCCAGAGCGTTCAATGATTCAGAACGATCATTTTACGTGGGGAATAAATAGTTACCAAGAAGGGCTGGAGCAGAATACCGATGGGTCTTACAGTATTTATTGGGGGCCTAATGTAGACAATAATGAAAATTCAATTCAAACCAATTTCAATGAAGGGTTCTTCCCATATTTTAGAATCTATGATCCTACTGACACGTGGTATGACAATAGCTGGGTAATTCCGAATATTGAGAGAGTTGAATGTTCGGAATATAAATAA
- a CDS encoding DUF3943 domain-containing protein produces MNIPFITAQLGLVLTISMSAAFASNTGKTLKLSSENVVITTTHWRYNSVSELEDANDITSLTIYSANSYSNSAWEEMDHWDDVYHSPYRVSLFSAENGEDAERLWSQTKSIGAYGLGVAGVLALMPTSITQWEKNGDPLMEKWWNNVSKGPVWDRDVWYINYLGHPYFGGVYYQSARKSGYRQWDSFLYSTLMSTFYWEYGVEAFAEVPSIQDLFVTPIMGWVYGEWAYHKEQQIRLSGGTVLGSSTLGSTTLFFLDPVDSLGRGVNHLAGRDLVTAGSGFMGVQETNLPNGSTERQFRFQVQYELVTTTGSKKHRSDYYSQTTQDPVTYSIVGVSAGVSHVAPANSWSLEPGIGATFSLGLHFSPELSGHLTYTRAQLNDVQTQQSVTYENYSVNALYYFNSDSSLRPFFTAGFGEAMKDMDRKQKTFQVNGGLGLHYKINNNWAIQTDWRYAKGTRESVNDKVTTGKLIYRFGRGEL; encoded by the coding sequence ATGAATATACCGTTTATCACTGCCCAGCTAGGGCTAGTGTTGACCATTTCGATGTCCGCAGCGTTTGCAAGTAACACCGGAAAAACGCTTAAGCTAAGTAGTGAGAATGTTGTCATTACAACAACTCACTGGCGATATAACTCTGTCAGCGAGTTAGAGGATGCCAATGACATCACAAGCCTGACGATTTATTCAGCGAATAGCTACTCCAACTCGGCGTGGGAGGAAATGGATCATTGGGATGATGTGTACCATTCTCCCTATCGAGTCTCTTTGTTCTCCGCTGAAAATGGTGAGGATGCCGAGCGTTTGTGGTCCCAAACTAAATCAATAGGGGCCTATGGGCTGGGAGTCGCTGGAGTGTTAGCACTAATGCCTACCTCTATTACTCAATGGGAAAAAAACGGTGATCCATTAATGGAGAAATGGTGGAACAATGTCAGTAAAGGACCAGTTTGGGATCGTGATGTTTGGTATATCAATTACCTTGGGCATCCTTATTTCGGTGGTGTCTACTATCAGTCGGCAAGAAAGTCTGGTTACCGTCAGTGGGACTCATTTCTATATTCCACATTGATGTCTACGTTTTACTGGGAGTACGGTGTAGAAGCATTTGCAGAAGTCCCCTCTATACAAGATTTATTCGTAACACCCATCATGGGTTGGGTGTATGGTGAGTGGGCATATCATAAAGAGCAACAGATTAGGCTCAGTGGCGGAACAGTTCTAGGTTCCTCGACGTTAGGGAGCACTACACTGTTTTTCTTAGATCCTGTTGATAGCCTTGGGAGAGGTGTCAACCACTTAGCGGGTCGCGACTTAGTGACTGCGGGTTCTGGTTTCATGGGGGTTCAAGAAACAAACTTGCCCAATGGAAGTACCGAGAGGCAGTTTAGGTTCCAGGTTCAATATGAGCTGGTCACGACAACAGGTTCAAAAAAACATAGAAGTGATTATTACTCACAAACAACGCAAGATCCCGTGACGTACAGTATCGTAGGTGTATCTGCGGGTGTCAGTCATGTCGCCCCTGCTAACAGTTGGTCATTGGAGCCAGGTATTGGAGCGACATTTTCCCTTGGTTTACATTTTTCACCTGAACTCTCAGGCCACTTAACTTATACCCGAGCTCAACTAAATGATGTTCAAACTCAGCAGTCGGTTACTTACGAAAACTATAGTGTAAATGCACTTTACTATTTCAATAGTGATTCTTCGTTAAGGCCTTTTTTTACCGCTGGCTTTGGTGAAGCGATGAAAGACATGGACAGAAAACAAAAAACGTTTCAAGTTAACGGAGGTCTAGGCCTTCACTACAAAATTAATAACAATTGGGCGATTCAAACAGATTGGCGTTATGCCAAGGGAACAAGAGAGAGTGTTAATGATAAAGTGACAACAGGAAAGCTCATTTATAGATTTGGTCGTGGAGAGCTGTAG
- a CDS encoding substrate-binding domain-containing protein: MKKMIVLCLLFLSMDGETSEKQLVYLVSDLRIPFWEIMRRGVTSKANVYDYDVLVLSANNDAKQELENLVLAIDMKADAIIMSPTNSSAAVTLLNLAKQAQIPVVIADIGAESGDYLSYIKSNNLQGAYDLGKMLAAKMERSSSVDGTVGIIAIPQMRVNGQQRTQGFIAALDESGIDVNGLYQQVDFSYQETFDYTIEILTKNPRTRAIWLQGSNRYQAALDGIAKMGKGKEVLLICFDAEPEFLELLRTGVIVGAAMQQPFKIGERSVETVYEFWQGTKIESTQELKVLAVDKNSLDSQEEEIKRNVLGLD; encoded by the coding sequence ATGAAAAAGATGATCGTGTTATGCTTGCTCTTTCTCTCTATGGATGGAGAAACGTCTGAAAAGCAACTGGTTTATCTTGTTTCAGATTTGAGAATACCCTTTTGGGAAATTATGAGGAGAGGAGTTACTTCGAAAGCAAACGTCTATGATTACGACGTGCTTGTCCTCTCTGCCAACAATGATGCTAAACAAGAATTAGAAAATCTTGTATTGGCCATCGATATGAAGGCTGATGCCATTATCATGTCTCCAACGAATTCTTCTGCCGCGGTGACCTTGCTTAATTTGGCAAAACAAGCCCAGATCCCTGTTGTCATTGCCGATATTGGAGCAGAGAGTGGCGACTACTTGTCCTACATAAAATCAAACAATCTCCAAGGAGCCTATGATTTAGGAAAAATGCTTGCAGCTAAGATGGAGCGTAGCTCAAGTGTTGACGGCACCGTAGGTATTATCGCTATTCCCCAGATGAGAGTGAATGGTCAACAGAGAACACAAGGTTTCATTGCTGCTCTTGATGAAAGTGGTATAGATGTTAATGGTCTTTATCAGCAAGTGGATTTTAGTTATCAGGAAACATTTGATTATACAATCGAAATCTTAACAAAAAATCCTAGAACGCGTGCTATTTGGCTACAAGGTTCGAACAGGTATCAAGCTGCTCTTGATGGTATCGCGAAAATGGGTAAAGGGAAGGAGGTTTTGTTGATTTGTTTTGATGCAGAGCCAGAGTTTCTGGAGTTGCTCAGAACGGGTGTTATTGTTGGAGCTGCGATGCAACAACCTTTTAAAATAGGAGAGCGTTCAGTCGAGACTGTTTATGAGTTTTGGCAAGGGACGAAGATTGAATCAACACAAGAACTTAAGGTGCTTGCTGTGGACAAAAATTCCCTTGATAGCCAAGAAGAAGAAATTAAAAGAAATGTCCTCGGTTTGGATTAG